TAAAGCTGTTAATGTTCCAGTTGGAACCGTCCCAATATATCAGGCTGCCATAGAAGCTGCCATAAAGAGGGGTTCAATCGTTCACATGACTGAGGACGACATATTTAACACGATAGAGAAGCACGCTAAAGACGGCGTAGACTTTATGACAGTTCACTGTGGGGTCACAAAAGATGTTGTGAAGAAGCTTGCGAAGCAGCCGCGTCTAATGGGCATAGTGAGCAGGGGCGGGGTCTTCTTAGCCGCTTGGATGCTCCATAATGATGAGGAAAACCCACTCTATAAAAACTATGATTATCTGCTTGAGTTAGCCTCAAAATATGATTTCACATTAAGCCTAGGAGATGGGCTTAGACCAGGATGCATATTCGATTCAACAGACTACTATCAAATTCAGGAGCTGCTAACAATAGGCGGACTCGTTGAGAAGGCTAGGGAAACTGGTGTCCAAGCTATGGTTGAGGGCCCAGGTCATTTACCGCTAAATCATGTTGAAGCAAATGTTAAACTTGCGAAATCAATCTGTAAAGACGCCCCCTTCTATGTTCTTGGACCAGTTGTGACGGAGATAGCCCCAGGATACGATCATATTGTAGGCGCGATTGGGGGAGCGCTAGCTGGATTGGCTGGAGCGGACTTCTTATGCTATGTAACCCCAGCTGAACATCTTGGGTTACCATCCTTAGAGGATGTTAGGGAGGGGGTTATAGCCGCTAGGATAGCTGCGCATGTAGCCGACATAGTTAGGCTTGGAGAGAAAGCTACATTAAGAGACTTTGAGATGGCCAGAGCTAGGGCAAATTTAGACTGGAGGCGACAGATAGAGAATGCCATAGATCCGGAGAAAGCGATAAAAATTCGCGGAAGATCTAGACTTAAAAGTCCGGAGGCTTGTTCAATGTGCTCCGAATATTGCGCAATAAAGATGCTGAGGGAAGCGTTAAAATCTCAATGCTTTTGATATCAATGAGCCTACAATCTTAAGAGAATGAGGCTTAAGGATTATGTTTGGAATAATTGGAGATTTGAGAAAAGTTCCAGTAGCAATAACTATCGCTGGTAGCGACTCGGGTGGAGGCGCTGGAGTACAAGCTGATTTAAAAACCTTTGCTGCGCTTGGTGTTCACGGCACAACAGCAATAACGTGTATAACAGCCCAAAACACCTATTCTATAACATCTATAGAATGCGCTAAACCGGAGATTGTGAGAGAACAAATTAGACAAGTAGCTGAAGATATGGGAATAAATGCAGGAAAAACTGGTATGCTGTATACTGAGGAGATTATCAGAGCTGTTTCCGAAGAAATATCAAAGTATGGTTTCCCATTGATCGTTGAC
The DNA window shown above is from Candidatus Bathyarchaeia archaeon and carries:
- the thiC gene encoding phosphomethylpyrimidine synthase ThiC, which encodes MSTQMRAAKEGRETEEMRIVAADEGETPENIRKRVAEGTVIIARNIQRDNSHPIGIGKGLRIKVNANIGTSQDICDLNLEIEKAKIAIRYGADTIMDLSTGGDLDEIRRAIIKAVNVPVGTVPIYQAAIEAAIKRGSIVHMTEDDIFNTIEKHAKDGVDFMTVHCGVTKDVVKKLAKQPRLMGIVSRGGVFLAAWMLHNDEENPLYKNYDYLLELASKYDFTLSLGDGLRPGCIFDSTDYYQIQELLTIGGLVEKARETGVQAMVEGPGHLPLNHVEANVKLAKSICKDAPFYVLGPVVTEIAPGYDHIVGAIGGALAGLAGADFLCYVTPAEHLGLPSLEDVREGVIAARIAAHVADIVRLGEKATLRDFEMARARANLDWRRQIENAIDPEKAIKIRGRSRLKSPEACSMCSEYCAIKMLREALKSQCF